The DNA sequence GAACGTGGCTTTGATAGGTGTGGGTAATTTGGGACAGGCCTTGTTGAACTACAACTTCCATGTAAGCAATAATGTGCGCATCAGTGCGGCATTTGATGTCAATGAAGGCATTGTCGGCAAAATCCTTAGTGGTGTGCCCGTTTATCCGATGACGGATATGGTGGAGCAATTGCGCATCCAACAGATTGACGTAGCCATTTTGACCGTTCCCCAAGAAGTGGCGCAGGATGCCACTAACCGATTGACCGAAGCAGGCGTTCGCGGCATCATGAACTTTACCCCGATCCGTCTTTCCGTTCCGGAAAATGTCCGCGTTCAGAATGTGGACTTGACGAATGAATTGCAGACATTGATCTATTTCTTGGACAATGATATCGGCTGAGCAAAGCCGGTAGTTGACGATAAGAAAACGAAAAAAGAAGGATGAGGCCGCCTCATCCTTCTTTTTTCCTAGTTTTTGCCGATGCTGTCTTTGATCTTCAGGTAGGCATTGAACATGCGTACGCCTTTCACGACATCACTTGTTGCGAACAGCACGCTGATGATGGCCATGAATCCCCAGCCTGCAGTATTCACGGCATCGACTGCCAACCAGATGAAGAGGATTGCGAAAACGAAGCGGATGATCACTTGAGTTAATAGATTTTTTAAAGTCATGTTATTCCTTTCTTTTTCCTAAATAGCGGGCTTTACGTGTCTTAAGAAATGAGTTGGGACAGAATCGGCAAAGCGGACATGGCATTCATCAACGCATGCGCAATCATCGGAGTTGCTATGTTTCTTGTCCTGTAATAAAGGAAAGAAAACCATAGCCCCAGAGAGCCATAGACCAAATAGTGCCCATCATTATGCGCA is a window from the uncultured Trichococcus sp. genome containing:
- a CDS encoding redox-sensing transcriptional repressor Rex, yielding MSTNDIPKATARRLPIYHRYLRFLHNAGKKRVSSTELSEAVKVDSATIRRDFSYFGALGKRGYGYDVEYLLDFFSKTLNQDRLTNVALIGVGNLGQALLNYNFHVSNNVRISAAFDVNEGIVGKILSGVPVYPMTDMVEQLRIQQIDVAILTVPQEVAQDATNRLTEAGVRGIMNFTPIRLSVPENVRVQNVDLTNELQTLIYFLDNDIG
- a CDS encoding DUF4305 domain-containing protein — its product is MTLKNLLTQVIIRFVFAILFIWLAVDAVNTAGWGFMAIISVLFATSDVVKGVRMFNAYLKIKDSIGKN